Within the Desulfatiglans sp. genome, the region TGCATAAACATAGGTATATCCAGTAACATCAATACTTGTACTAAAACCATCATTATCATCTGTTTCATCTTTGAAGGAACCCAGCTCTACCGCAGGAAGTAATGGTGGCGGACAATTATTTGTACGAGTATAGGGATCATCAATAATGCTAATTGCTGATGCTCCTGGGTATAAAGTAATTAATTGGTTAATGTAACCAACTTCTTCTCCAGGACTTGAATTATTGTTCACTTTAGGATCAGAAAAAGAAATGGTGCCTAAATAATACTGAGATGATGTATTTAAATCTAGTGTTATTGTATCCGCATGGGCAACCATTCCACTTGTAAGGCATAATAAAAATAATAAAAATAGTTTTTTCATAATATTTCCTCCTTCTATCTTCTGTATACACATACAGTAAAGGTTGTTTGTTAACATCGTTTTGCAGATTAGTAGAGCAAGAGCAGTGCCAATAATGCTGAAAGATATGGAATAATATTAAAACATTTATTTACTTTAGATATCAATATGTTGCATCTTTAATATTTTATTTTTAAAAATGATCGGATTTAAAATAACAAAGATATGTAAACCTTTACCAAAAATACTGTGTAATTCACTTCTTATCAGCAGGTAAAAAAATACACACCTCCTATTTAAAGGCTGCGGTTATACCTGAAAACCGAATAGATTATCTTGATCCCTGCTTTTATCACGCCT harbors:
- a CDS encoding PEP-CTERM sorting domain-containing protein codes for the protein MKKLFLLFLLCLTSGMVAHADTITLDLNTSSQYYLGTISFSDPKVNNNSSPGEEVGYINQLITLYPGASAISIIDDPYTRTNNCPPPLLPAVELGSFKDETDDNDGFSTSIDVTGYTYVYAKYGQDAYVWYVAGIPVDYDSFVFNVSQNINNSDVSHISMYKSASPVPEPATMLLLGSGLLGLAGFGRKKFKK